In Geopsychrobacter electrodiphilus DSM 16401, a single window of DNA contains:
- a CDS encoding iron-containing alcohol dehydrogenase yields the protein MGKYSLNQHCKFEVPEIIFGRGLLNQVGSCAKRLGGKKVFLVSDEGLVRAGWVDRVMKSLQDAGLDFVLFDQITSNPKDYEIEAGFHEYMAHGADVIVGLGGGSAMDAAKGIAILGSNGGRIQDYRGVDQIHRPLPPLVLCPTTCGTGSDVSQFAVINDSYEKCKLTIMSRCVAPDISLTDPDTLATLSDEYLSSSAVDALSHAVEAYFSVASSSLTDVNATQALSLLAKSFSRAVRERRNDDLEDLSRASLHAGMAFSNALLGISHALAHPIGGLYDSNHGHVNAVLLPEVLRYDFPVVKQKLSGFAAALGHNPVGNEGFAEEMALETVDRLLDDGKAPRGLRNLGVREEDLPGLAARALDDVCLLTSPRQTDQEDLLGILKRSY from the coding sequence ATGGGAAAATATAGCCTGAATCAGCATTGTAAATTTGAGGTTCCAGAAATTATTTTTGGACGCGGTCTGCTGAATCAGGTCGGATCCTGTGCCAAACGGCTGGGTGGAAAAAAAGTTTTTCTGGTCAGTGATGAAGGCCTGGTGCGGGCCGGCTGGGTCGATCGGGTAATGAAAAGCCTGCAGGATGCCGGTTTGGATTTCGTGTTGTTTGACCAGATCACATCAAACCCGAAAGACTATGAGATCGAGGCAGGGTTTCATGAATATATGGCCCATGGGGCTGACGTTATCGTCGGTCTTGGTGGCGGGAGCGCCATGGACGCGGCCAAGGGGATTGCCATCCTCGGCTCCAATGGCGGCAGGATTCAGGATTACCGGGGCGTTGATCAGATCCATCGTCCCTTACCACCGCTGGTGCTCTGCCCGACGACCTGTGGTACCGGTTCTGATGTCTCACAATTTGCGGTCATCAATGACAGCTATGAAAAATGTAAGCTCACCATTATGAGTCGTTGCGTCGCCCCCGATATCAGCCTGACTGATCCTGACACCCTGGCAACCCTGTCCGATGAATATCTCAGCAGCAGCGCCGTTGACGCACTCTCCCATGCTGTCGAAGCCTACTTTTCGGTCGCTTCCTCGAGCTTGACCGATGTTAATGCGACCCAGGCCCTGAGTCTGCTGGCAAAAAGTTTTTCCCGGGCAGTCAGGGAGCGGCGCAACGATGATCTTGAAGATCTGTCGCGGGCCAGTTTACATGCCGGGATGGCCTTTTCAAATGCGCTGCTGGGGATCAGTCATGCCCTGGCTCATCCCATCGGTGGTTTATACGATTCCAATCACGGCCATGTAAATGCCGTTCTGTTGCCCGAAGTCCTGCGTTATGATTTTCCCGTTGTGAAGCAAAAGCTTTCGGGATTTGCAGCCGCTCTAGGGCACAACCCCGTCGGAAACGAGGGGTTTGCCGAGGAGATGGCGCTGGAGACGGTAGACCGTCTGCTCGATGATGGCAAGGCACCGCGCGGACTCAGGAATCTGGGTGTTCGCGAAGAAGATCTCCCAGGCCTGGCTGCGCGCGCTCTTGATGATGTCTGTCTGCTCACCTCACCCAGGCAGACAGACCAGGAAGATCTGCTCGGTATTTTGAAACGATCATACTGA
- a CDS encoding sigma-54-dependent transcriptional regulator, whose amino-acid sequence MMENKTKVLIVEDETPLRELLGAELARSGYLVQVAANGREGLNKYCEECFSVVLLDVKMPEMNGVEVLERMREHSSIPEIIMFTGQGDIETAVKCIKLGAYDYLTKPVKLDELDMVIGKANEKNRLRRENINLRLEISKLENHQVISRSESMRKVMETVKRWGATDEHVLIYGESGTGKELIARAVHDTSPRKDKSFVTVNCGRLDANTAESELFGHMQGAFTGASKARAGLFELADNGTLFMDEVSEMSLEVQVKLLRILETGTFRRLGGGRDISVDVRFVFASNKVLQVCVDRGEFREDFYHRINLLPILLPPLRERPEDILPLTMHFLRDSPERSGAPFEITDEALKALTSYHWPGNVRELKNTIRRACILTTENLITSDLLPFAPPRLPPLSKGTESSLPATAPLWEVERAHICKVLESVEGNKSHAARVLEIDRKTLYTKLDRYGFEDDGRPGLAHPAD is encoded by the coding sequence ATGATGGAAAACAAAACCAAGGTCCTTATTGTCGAAGATGAGACCCCTCTGCGTGAGCTGCTGGGGGCCGAACTCGCACGCAGCGGATATCTGGTGCAGGTGGCCGCCAATGGTCGCGAAGGCCTGAATAAATACTGCGAAGAGTGCTTCAGCGTCGTTCTGCTCGATGTCAAAATGCCTGAAATGAACGGGGTTGAAGTTCTTGAGCGCATGAGAGAACATTCCAGCATCCCAGAAATTATCATGTTTACCGGGCAGGGTGATATTGAAACGGCGGTTAAGTGTATCAAGCTGGGTGCATATGACTATTTGACCAAGCCGGTCAAGCTCGATGAGCTTGACATGGTGATCGGCAAGGCGAACGAAAAAAACCGCCTACGCCGCGAAAATATTAATCTGCGCCTCGAGATCAGTAAGCTTGAAAACCATCAGGTGATCAGTCGCAGTGAGTCGATGCGCAAGGTTATGGAGACGGTCAAACGCTGGGGCGCGACCGATGAGCACGTTCTTATTTACGGTGAAAGTGGCACAGGTAAAGAGTTGATCGCCAGGGCTGTTCACGATACCAGCCCACGCAAGGACAAGTCCTTTGTCACCGTCAACTGCGGACGCCTCGACGCCAACACCGCCGAGAGTGAACTGTTTGGACACATGCAGGGCGCTTTTACCGGAGCGAGTAAGGCGCGTGCCGGGCTGTTTGAACTCGCCGATAATGGTACCCTGTTTATGGATGAGGTTTCGGAGATGTCCCTCGAAGTGCAGGTCAAGTTGTTGCGTATTCTCGAAACGGGGACCTTCCGCCGCCTGGGAGGGGGGCGCGATATCAGCGTCGACGTCCGTTTTGTCTTCGCGTCGAATAAGGTTCTCCAGGTCTGCGTCGATCGTGGTGAATTTCGTGAAGACTTTTATCATCGCATCAATCTGTTACCGATCCTGTTGCCACCGTTGCGCGAGCGACCCGAGGACATCCTGCCGCTGACGATGCACTTTCTGCGCGATAGTCCAGAGCGTAGTGGCGCACCCTTCGAAATTACCGATGAGGCGTTAAAGGCTCTGACCAGTTATCATTGGCCGGGCAACGTGCGCGAGCTGAAAAACACCATCCGCCGTGCCTGTATCCTGACCACCGAAAACCTCATCACTTCGGACTTGCTCCCCTTTGCACCACCCCGATTGCCGCCGTTAAGCAAGGGGACAGAAAGTTCTCTTCCCGCCACTGCGCCCCTCTGGGAGGTTGAGCGCGCGCATATCTGCAAGGTGCTGGAGTCCGTTGAGGGGAACAAGAGTCATGCGGCCAGAGTTCTTGAGATCGATCGCAAAACTCTCTATACCAAGCTCGACCGCTACGGTTTCGAGGATGACGGCCGGCCAGGACTTGCTCATCCCGCAGATTGA
- a CDS encoding two-component system sensor histidine kinase NtrB — translation MKEIRQTHVDEQFLDTLLGIESSKIGFYGEVKQKIQELEAANLGLRVKKTELQAVFDAISDGVVIYDRKGMVQHRNHVCPKLFPRETLMGKSCQALFHPEQELAPASCPVEKALQGESSQLSFSTTHQSGGRNQFYDVIATPIPTPLQDAVSGNRALVFIRNVTERRTRELQLLQAEKMSSIGVLAAGVAHEINNPMTSVAGYAEALQRRFREDATLAGDLRLLDFPKYLEVIVREVYRCKGIIESLLSFSRKSDGVFGLVDLNQIIGEVLELVSHKGLDDQILLREDLSVPLPLVQGDASALQQVFLNLILNALQAIEVKGVVTILTRVDEGQVVARVIDTGVGIAPEVLDQIWNPFFTTKVVGKGQGLGLAVTYDIIEKHKGEIEVHSNFGQGTEFIVRLPICQDI, via the coding sequence ATGAAAGAGATTAGGCAGACTCACGTTGATGAACAATTTCTCGACACCCTGCTCGGTATCGAGAGTTCCAAAATCGGCTTTTACGGTGAAGTGAAGCAGAAGATCCAGGAACTAGAAGCCGCGAATCTGGGGCTGCGGGTCAAGAAGACTGAATTACAGGCGGTTTTTGATGCCATCAGTGATGGCGTCGTCATCTATGACCGCAAGGGGATGGTCCAGCATCGCAATCATGTCTGTCCGAAACTCTTTCCCAGGGAGACGTTGATGGGCAAGAGCTGCCAGGCCCTGTTTCATCCGGAGCAGGAGCTGGCACCAGCAAGTTGCCCGGTTGAGAAGGCACTGCAGGGCGAAAGTTCGCAGCTCTCCTTTTCGACCACGCACCAAAGTGGGGGGCGCAATCAATTTTATGATGTGATCGCAACTCCCATTCCGACTCCGCTGCAGGATGCAGTCAGCGGCAACCGGGCCCTGGTCTTTATCCGCAATGTGACCGAGCGGCGTACCCGTGAGCTGCAGCTGCTGCAGGCCGAAAAGATGTCGAGCATCGGCGTATTGGCTGCGGGAGTGGCTCACGAGATAAACAACCCCATGACCTCGGTTGCCGGCTATGCCGAAGCGTTGCAGCGACGTTTTCGAGAAGACGCTACTTTAGCAGGTGATCTTCGCCTGCTTGATTTCCCCAAATACCTTGAGGTTATCGTACGCGAAGTCTATCGCTGCAAAGGGATCATCGAAAGCCTCTTAAGCTTCAGCCGCAAGTCAGACGGCGTGTTCGGCCTGGTCGATCTCAACCAGATTATCGGGGAGGTCCTGGAACTCGTGAGCCACAAGGGGTTGGATGATCAGATTTTGCTGCGCGAAGATCTGTCCGTTCCCCTGCCTCTGGTTCAGGGAGATGCCAGTGCATTGCAGCAGGTCTTTCTGAATCTGATTTTGAATGCACTTCAGGCTATCGAAGTTAAAGGCGTCGTGACAATCCTGACCCGGGTTGATGAGGGTCAGGTCGTTGCCAGGGTGATCGACACCGGGGTTGGTATTGCTCCGGAGGTGCTGGATCAGATCTGGAACCCCTTTTTTACCACCAAAGTGGTTGGCAAGGGGCAGGGGCTGGGACTGGCCGTCACCTATGATATTATTGAAAAACATAAAGGAGAGATAGAGGTGCATAGCAACTTCGGGCAGGGGACAGAATTTATCGTGCGGCTTCCGATCTGTCAGGACATATGA
- a CDS encoding porin — translation MRFPRLFKASLTALIVLAFCLPASAAINLYDTDGTTFSVDGYFNVFYANSKSNNADLTQSRVKMGFLPNTIGFNFGKQTGNLKLGGRSSFWVTINDSDSSAATATAIDVRQFYATVDGPFGQVLLGKDFGLFGRSNIFKDEILQGFGRTGDLAGPNTTGVSLGNINSGYPYAAPTAQITYRTPDMRGFKLAVGIFDPARNGATSVQEKAPRFEAEANFDKTFGKVAVSAWVNGVTQSSQSNTPGVDNYDANGIGYGLNGKVAGFSLTASGFSGKGIGAFGANLANALHGADNRDTKGYLVQGSYTIDKIRVAGSYGKSTYDAIGTTPKFEDKAYIGAVFYSLNSNLTLEAEYNVEKYTDTAFGSDEKISTLALGAIVTF, via the coding sequence ATGCGATTTCCACGACTGTTTAAAGCCTCGCTCACAGCTCTTATTGTGCTGGCGTTTTGCCTGCCGGCCTCTGCCGCGATCAACCTCTACGACACCGACGGAACGACCTTCAGCGTTGATGGCTATTTTAACGTCTTCTATGCCAACAGTAAGTCGAACAACGCAGATCTGACACAGTCTCGCGTTAAAATGGGTTTCCTGCCCAACACCATCGGCTTTAATTTTGGTAAGCAGACAGGTAACTTGAAACTGGGGGGACGGTCTTCCTTCTGGGTTACCATCAATGACAGTGATTCTTCCGCCGCTACCGCTACCGCTATTGATGTGCGTCAGTTTTACGCTACGGTAGACGGCCCATTCGGCCAGGTCCTGCTGGGAAAAGATTTCGGACTGTTCGGTCGCAGCAATATTTTTAAAGACGAAATCCTGCAAGGTTTCGGCAGAACCGGTGACCTGGCGGGTCCTAACACCACAGGCGTATCCCTCGGCAATATCAATTCAGGCTACCCCTATGCTGCCCCGACTGCTCAGATAACCTACCGCACCCCGGATATGAGAGGTTTCAAACTGGCGGTCGGAATTTTCGATCCGGCCAGAAACGGGGCTACCAGCGTTCAGGAAAAAGCCCCACGTTTTGAAGCCGAAGCCAACTTCGACAAAACCTTTGGCAAGGTCGCGGTCAGCGCCTGGGTTAATGGTGTGACCCAATCCAGTCAGTCCAATACCCCGGGTGTTGATAATTATGACGCAAACGGTATCGGCTATGGCCTCAATGGCAAAGTCGCCGGTTTCAGCCTTACGGCTTCAGGCTTCAGCGGTAAAGGAATTGGTGCCTTTGGCGCGAATCTGGCAAATGCTCTTCACGGTGCTGATAACCGCGACACCAAAGGATATCTGGTACAGGGCTCCTATACCATCGACAAAATTCGCGTAGCTGGTTCTTACGGTAAATCCACATACGATGCCATCGGGACAACGCCGAAATTTGAAGATAAAGCCTATATTGGCGCTGTGTTCTACAGCCTTAATTCCAACCTCACTCTCGAGGCTGAGTACAATGTGGAGAAATATACAGACACCGCTTTCGGCTCGGATGAGAAAATCAGTACCCTGGCCCTGGGTGCAATTGTCACCTTCTAA
- a CDS encoding DUF4242 domain-containing protein, whose amino-acid sequence MPKYIIEREIPQAGNLSAEDLQSISQKSCGVLGSMGPQIQWVQSYVTADKIYCVYIAPNEEAVREHARQGGFPANSIAAIKTIIDPTTAE is encoded by the coding sequence ATGCCAAAATATATCATCGAACGAGAAATTCCCCAGGCGGGAAATCTGTCTGCGGAAGATCTGCAATCAATTTCCCAAAAATCCTGCGGTGTCCTCGGCAGCATGGGTCCACAAATCCAATGGGTCCAGAGCTATGTTACTGCGGACAAAATCTACTGTGTCTACATTGCGCCCAACGAAGAAGCGGTCAGAGAGCATGCCCGCCAGGGAGGATTCCCGGCCAACAGTATCGCGGCAATCAAGACGATTATTGACCCGACAACAGCTGAATAA
- a CDS encoding radical SAM protein gives MDLSTTVDQLKHAGLSLPETLTLAITSACNLSCAHCWVEAGESQPPPVPGVVLRSLLRDFSRLGGSGLRLTGGEPLLHPDWLDLLGYAAELGLSRLILQSNGILFRAQDVTALKRLDLKHLQIQISLDGVNATTHDLVRGTGAYARTMRGIELLCAQGLGENIALFFTEMRHNLHELPELFLVADRLGVGSLSSGTLVRCGRARDDEVIAPPDPEQYLPLVEKYAEDSEFQQLYARLGRVAALEWSHCESSQRGCTFIKNPYLTATGVLYPCLMCHAEEYSVLGLFEKGLDLALREGAPLWSRLQQLSQGRATALPACQNCSLRQSCAAGCMGRAWGSFGAFLATDDRCQQRQAVMSWKEKS, from the coding sequence ATGGACCTGAGCACAACAGTTGATCAACTGAAGCACGCAGGACTCTCCCTTCCAGAAACCCTGACTCTGGCCATTACCTCGGCCTGCAACCTGAGCTGCGCACATTGCTGGGTTGAGGCCGGAGAATCTCAGCCGCCACCAGTTCCAGGTGTGGTGCTGCGTTCCCTGTTGCGTGATTTCTCGCGCCTTGGGGGCAGCGGCCTGCGCCTGACCGGCGGAGAACCTCTTCTGCATCCGGATTGGCTCGATCTGCTCGGCTATGCCGCAGAACTTGGTCTGAGCCGATTAATCCTCCAGAGCAATGGCATACTGTTCCGCGCTCAAGATGTGACCGCCCTGAAACGCCTCGACCTGAAACATCTTCAGATTCAGATCAGTCTCGATGGTGTGAATGCGACGACCCATGATCTGGTCCGCGGCACTGGGGCTTACGCCCGGACCATGCGGGGGATTGAACTGCTGTGTGCTCAGGGCCTGGGAGAAAACATCGCCCTCTTCTTTACCGAAATGCGTCATAACCTGCACGAACTTCCCGAGTTGTTTCTCGTGGCTGACCGTCTGGGGGTTGGCTCACTCAGCAGCGGTACCCTGGTCCGCTGTGGCCGGGCACGTGATGATGAGGTCATTGCTCCACCCGATCCCGAACAGTATCTCCCCCTGGTTGAAAAATACGCCGAGGATTCTGAGTTTCAGCAACTCTATGCCAGACTCGGACGTGTCGCGGCGCTGGAATGGAGCCATTGTGAATCCTCACAAAGGGGCTGTACCTTTATAAAAAATCCCTACCTGACTGCGACTGGCGTTCTCTACCCCTGTCTGATGTGCCATGCCGAGGAGTATTCGGTCTTAGGTCTTTTCGAAAAGGGGCTTGATCTAGCGTTGAGAGAGGGAGCTCCTCTTTGGTCCAGGCTCCAGCAGCTCAGTCAGGGCCGCGCAACGGCCCTCCCTGCCTGTCAAAACTGTAGTCTGAGACAGAGCTGTGCGGCAGGTTGCATGGGGCGAGCCTGGGGAAGCTTTGGCGCCTTTCTGGCAACAGATGATCGCTGCCAGCAACGGCAGGCCGTTATGAGCTGGAAAGAAAAATCCTGA
- a CDS encoding MOSC domain-containing protein has protein sequence MSAKVVAVNISKNKGEQKIPVPSVQLLENHGIVGDAHAGDWHRQLSLLAEESIDKMRRLGLELDSGAFAENITTRGVNLVALPIGSQFTLGDALLEVTQIGKECHSHCAIYHQAGDCVMPKEGIFARVLRGGEVMAGSKLDLL, from the coding sequence ATGAGTGCGAAAGTCGTTGCGGTCAATATCAGTAAAAATAAAGGGGAACAGAAAATCCCCGTTCCATCCGTTCAATTGCTGGAGAATCACGGCATTGTCGGCGATGCGCACGCCGGTGACTGGCATCGTCAGTTGAGTCTGCTGGCCGAGGAGAGTATCGACAAGATGCGCCGACTCGGTCTGGAACTTGATTCTGGAGCTTTTGCCGAGAATATCACTACCCGTGGTGTCAACCTGGTGGCTCTGCCGATCGGCAGCCAGTTTACCCTGGGCGATGCCCTGCTGGAAGTGACCCAGATCGGCAAGGAATGTCATAGCCACTGTGCCATTTATCACCAGGCTGGCGATTGTGTGATGCCGAAGGAGGGGATCTTCGCCAGAGTTCTGCGTGGTGGAGAGGTGATGGCAGGGTCGAAGCTTGATCTTCTTTAA
- a CDS encoding radical SAM/SPASM family putative metalloenzyme maturase, producing the protein MKKLPEFEQNTPAIPPALRNYPSKLFVETTTSCNLGCFMCVKQTGDCGIIEGEMPLKTFAALEAALPRAEALILNGVGEPLLHPQLETFIARAKKLMPSGSWVGFQSNGLLLNDLRARALLEAGLDRICISVDAVTPEMLRKMREGAEITGLGRAFEALTKAKVSVGRPDFQIGVEIVIMRSNLAELPDTLKWAASRGATFALVSHVLPYAEKHAAESVYESCSGQAISLLYKWREKAAAVGVNIDQYPRIVWNYTKSPAEQKVVEFVDKLKADAEQQQVFLDMKKLFLVDTAWLKKVDKIFTEAARIAKKEGLELNLPEVVLKENRRCEFVEDGSAFFSWQGDVHPCYFLWHNYHCFASGWAQQVRSRVFGNLNDQPILEIWNSPEFKTFRENVTRYDYPYCSGCGLAPCDYVQTEKFEQDCHINSEPCGSCLWCMGLFQCLR; encoded by the coding sequence ATGAAAAAGCTGCCCGAGTTCGAGCAGAATACGCCTGCAATCCCCCCAGCCCTCAGAAACTACCCCAGTAAACTGTTTGTCGAAACCACCACGAGCTGCAATCTGGGCTGCTTTATGTGTGTCAAGCAAACCGGCGACTGCGGTATCATCGAAGGCGAGATGCCGCTGAAAACCTTTGCTGCTCTCGAAGCCGCCCTGCCCCGGGCTGAGGCGTTGATCCTTAACGGGGTTGGTGAACCCTTGCTTCATCCTCAACTCGAAACCTTTATCGCGCGAGCGAAGAAACTGATGCCCAGCGGCAGTTGGGTCGGTTTTCAGTCGAACGGCCTACTGCTCAATGACTTGCGTGCCCGTGCCCTGCTTGAAGCCGGCCTTGACCGCATCTGTATCTCAGTCGATGCTGTGACGCCTGAGATGTTGCGCAAGATGCGCGAGGGCGCGGAGATTACCGGGCTGGGGCGAGCCTTTGAGGCCCTGACAAAAGCCAAAGTCAGTGTCGGAAGGCCGGATTTTCAAATCGGTGTCGAGATTGTGATCATGCGCAGCAACCTCGCCGAACTCCCCGATACCCTCAAGTGGGCGGCCAGTCGCGGGGCGACCTTTGCGTTAGTCAGTCATGTCCTCCCCTATGCAGAAAAACACGCGGCCGAATCGGTCTATGAGTCCTGCTCGGGGCAGGCCATATCCCTGTTGTATAAGTGGCGTGAAAAAGCGGCCGCAGTCGGGGTAAATATCGATCAATATCCCAGGATCGTCTGGAATTACACCAAGAGCCCAGCCGAGCAAAAGGTCGTCGAATTTGTCGATAAGCTCAAGGCAGATGCCGAACAACAACAGGTTTTTCTTGATATGAAGAAGTTGTTTCTGGTGGATACCGCCTGGCTTAAAAAGGTCGATAAGATTTTCACCGAAGCTGCGCGGATCGCCAAAAAGGAAGGACTGGAGCTGAATCTTCCGGAAGTGGTGCTCAAGGAGAATCGACGCTGCGAATTTGTCGAAGACGGCAGCGCCTTCTTCTCCTGGCAGGGGGATGTTCACCCCTGCTATTTCCTGTGGCACAATTATCACTGCTTCGCCAGCGGCTGGGCGCAACAGGTCAGGTCCAGGGTCTTCGGCAATCTCAACGACCAACCGATTCTCGAGATCTGGAATTCACCCGAGTTCAAGACTTTTCGCGAAAACGTCACCCGCTACGACTACCCTTACTGCTCCGGCTGCGGACTGGCCCCCTGCGACTATGTGCAAACAGAAAAATTCGAACAGGACTGCCACATCAACAGCGAGCCCTGCGGCAGTTGTCTCTGGTGTATGGGGCTGTTTCAATGCCTGCGCTAA